In a genomic window of Mastacembelus armatus chromosome 3, fMasArm1.2, whole genome shotgun sequence:
- the rnf111 gene encoding E3 ubiquitin-protein ligase Arkadia isoform X1 — protein sequence MKSEVPSEAPGRQEHLKEPLVNPEPMEAAKSFPNNMEVIGKAGSDFETLCESRHRPLRDTGTHRDSERSLPGRRKRKGQQAGPSDCSLKEDRISESSLAPQRPRVELLQHPSEDEHNLESSFSDCASSPSSSLQFGDSDTLSSEDEGEAGATGGQHKAPTLNTGATGVGLRPVLGRTRGNRSHKWVRSETEPVLLKRPCLSSRRPLHRKRFVKSTPGGGQRTQKQKERLLLQRKKRDVIARRKYALLHSTSSSSEELSSDSSSPSSTEAEDELYVDVSSTSSQPNSATVTTGALDEDVVVIEATPAPAPAVPASEEINVTSTDSEVEIVTVGDSFRSRSVGGLGRIWGNCSQNRLQEPRGRHRLSTVIQPLRQNAGEVVDLTVDEDDLSVVPTTSGSIHPQTVRSSSSSSSHHASTSELNDAPGPSTSCPGSISENMHTQRPSGSTRTATEDDSRPGFSGAAEENAGTAMPRLPSCCQQHSPCGGPTPGHLPLSHSHSSCLQASSSQQTSGSQHGHSHSHSNTHHFLHHVHHPAPQPPGSLPFQESSCTVERPSAHPAPCAGASSNSSSSSTTAHYHDQQTLPVDLSNSSVRSGGNSGASFHGSTSAFDPCCPGSTSRPPAYVSQPTPGPSQPAVVDSFNSSMVAQPQPQTQPQPCRHYMHPPYGSLARSLHHQPSTACPHSHGNPQLTPQPPPQGDYVIPHTVTFHPPLPSHPSGHSMPPAPPPPLTTHHLSSSSAPLAQHLPTDHQTLPHHMPALGASVQRLHQHEMLQRMEVQRRRMMQHPTRAHERPPPHPHRMHPNYGHGHHIHVPQTMSSHPRQPEQRTAWELGIEAGVPVAPYPSGHLHSHLPHYHPPPRLHHIPLTFMHTGISEVTYPHIRYISSRMTGFGRTYEDLLHLEERLGTVNRGASQGTIERCTYPHKYKKKVLERDIDQQLTPEAWASIGKNMHATPESRKLHCKQDEDEGADEDTEEKCTICLSILEEGEDVRRLPCMHLFHQLCVDQWLLTNKKCPICRVDIEAQLSAES from the exons ATGAAGAGTGAGGTGCCATCTGAGGCCCCTGGCAGACAGGAGCATTTGAAGGAGCCACTGGTGAACCCAGAGCCCATGGAGGCAGCCAAGAGCTTCCCCAACAATATGGAGGTGATTGGAAAGGCAGGCAGTGACTTTGAAACCCTGTGTGAGTCTAGGCATCGGCCCCTGAGGgacacagggacacacagagACTCAGAACGGAGCCTCCCTGGGcgcagaaaaagaaaaggccaACAGGCAGGGCCGTCAGACTGCTCGCTGAAGGAGGACCGCATTAGTGAGAGCTCACTAGCCCCTCAGCGTCCAAGGGTAGAACTTTTACAGCACCCCAGTGAGGATGAACACAACCTCGAGTCCTCTTTTAGTGACTGTGCTTCCTCCCCTTCATCTAGCCTACAGTTCGGGGACTCGGACACACTCAGCTCAGAGGATGAAGGGGAAGCTGGAGCAACAGGGGGCCAGCACAAGGCTCCGACCTTGAATACAGGAGCTACTGGAGTTGGCCTGCGCCCTGTTTTAGGTCGAACTCGGGGGAATCGCTCTCATAAGTGGGTGCGATCTGAGACTGAGCCAGTGCTGCTGAAACGGCCATGCCTGAGCAGCCGGCGGCCTCTGCATAGGAAACGCTTTGTGAAATCAACTCCTGGAGGGGGTCAGCGGACTCAGAAGCAAAAGGAGCGACTGttgctgcagaggaagaaacGTGACGTGATTGCACGTAGGAAGTATGCTCTACTCCATAGTACCAGTAGTTCCAGTGAAGAGCTAAGCAGTGACTCGTCCTCGCCCTCTTCCACTGAAGCAGAAGATGAGCTGTACGTAGAtgtcagcagcaccagcagccaGCCCAACAGTGCAACTGTCACCACAG GTGCTCTGGATGAGGATGTGGTGGTGATTGAGGCAACTCCAGCTCCGGCTCCTGCTGTCCCTGCAAGCGAGGAGATCAACGTCACCTCAACAGACAGTGAGGTGGAAATCGTCACAGTTGGGGATAGTTTCAG GTCACGCTCAGTGGGGGGTCTTGGCAGGATTTGGGGTAATTGCTCCCAGAATCGCCTTCAGGAGCCGCGTGGACGTCACAGACTCTCCACTGTTATTCAACCACTGCGTCAGAATGCTGGGGAGGTGGTGGACCTCACTGTCGATGAAGATG ATCTCTCAGTTGTGCCAACAACCTCTGGCAGCATTCACCCTCAAACAGTCAGGTCGTCCTCGTCATCATCTTCCCATCATGCCTCTACCTCAGAGCTCAATGATGCCCCAGGCCCTTCGACTAGCTGCCCAGGGTCTATATCagaaaatatgcacacacagaggccaAGTGGCTCCACACGCACAGCCACAGAGG ATGACAGCAGACCAGGTTTTTCAGGTGCAGCAGAAGAAAACGCAGGCACGGCCATGCCCAGGCTCCCATCCTGTTGTCAGCAGCACTCTCCGTGTGGGGGCCCCACACCCGGTCACCTGCCCCTAAGCCACTCCCACTCAAGCTGCTTGCAGGCATCATCCTCACAGCAGACCAGTGGCTCTCAGCATGGCCACAGCCACAGTCACAGTAACACTCACCACTTCCTCCACCATGTCCATCACCCAGCACCACAGCCTCCAGGGTCCCTGCCCTTCCAAGAGTCGAGCTGCACCGTGGAGCGACCAAGTGCCCACCCTGCACCCTGTGCTGGAGCCAGCAGCaacagtagtagtagcagcacCACAGCCCACTACCATGACCAG CAAACTCTGCCAGTGGACCTGAGCAACAGCAGCGTTCGGAGTGGTGGAAACAGCGGGGCTAGTTTCCATGGGAGCACCTCAGCCTTTGACCCGTGCTGCCCAGGCTCCACCTCACGACCTCCTGCTTACGTTTCCCAGCCCACCCCGGGGCCCAGCCAGCCAGCTGTGGTGGACTCCTTCAACTCCTCCATGGTGGCTCAACCCCAGCCACAAACACAGCCCCAGCCCTGCAGACATTACATGCACCCCCCAT ATGGCTCTCTAGCACGCTCACTGCATCATCAGCCCTCCACCGCCTGCCCTCACTCCCACGGGAACCCTCAGCTTACTCCTCAGCCACCGCCACAAGGCGATTATGTCATTCCCCACACTGTCACCTTTCATCCACCACTGCCATCCCACCCTTCAGGCCACAGCATGCCCCCtgcccctccccctcctctgaCTACCCACCACCTGTCTAGTTCAAGTGCCCCACTGGCCCAGCACCTGCCTACCGACCACCAGACCCTGCCACATCATATGCCGGCACTGGGGGCCTCTGTACAGAGGCTCCATCAACATGAGATGCTGCAGAGGATGGAGGTCCAGAGGCGCAGGATGATGCAGCACCCCAC ACGAGCACATGAGCGTCCACCTCCACACCCCCACAGAATGCACCCAAACTACGGCCATGGTCACCACATCCATGTGCCACAAACTATGTCTTCCCACCCCCGCCAGCCTGAGCAAAGAACAGCATG GGAGCTTGGCATCGAGGCTGGAGTGCCTGTGGCACCGTACCCTTCAGGGCACCTGCACTCCCACCTGCCCCACTATCACCCTCCCCCCAGACTGCACCACATCCCCCTCACCTTCATG CACACTGGCATATCTGAAGTGACCTACCCGCACATTCGGTACATCTCATCTAGAATGACTGGCTTTGGAAGAACCTATgag GACCTGCTGCATTTAGAAGAAAGGTTGGGGACTGTGAACCGAGGAGCCTCTCAGGGAACCATAGAGAGGTGCACTTACCCACACAAGTACAAAAAG AAGGTGTTGGAGAGAGACATTGATCAACAGTTAACCCCTGAAGCTTGGGCATCTATTGGGAAAAATAT
- the rnf111 gene encoding E3 ubiquitin-protein ligase Arkadia isoform X2 yields the protein MKSEVPSEAPGRQEHLKEPLVNPEPMEAAKSFPNNMEVIGKAGSDFETLCESRHRPLRDTGTHRDSERSLPGRRKRKGQQAGPSDCSLKEDRISESSLAPQRPRVELLQHPSEDEHNLESSFSDCASSPSSSLQFGDSDTLSSEDEGEAGATGGQHKAPTLNTGATGVGLRPVLGRTRGNRSHKWVRSETEPVLLKRPCLSSRRPLHRKRFVKSTPGGGQRTQKQKERLLLQRKKRDVIARRKYALLHSTSSSSEELSSDSSSPSSTEAEDELYVDVSSTSSQPNSATVTTGALDEDVVVIEATPAPAPAVPASEEINVTSTDSEVEIVTVGDSFRSRSVGGLGRIWGNCSQNRLQEPRGRHRLSTVIQPLRQNAGEVVDLTVDEDDLSVVPTTSGSIHPQTVRSSSSSSSHHASTSELNDAPGPSTSCPGSISENMHTQRPSGSTRTATEDDSRPGFSGAAEENAGTAMPRLPSCCQQHSPCGGPTPGHLPLSHSHSSCLQASSSQQTSGSQHGHSHSHSNTHHFLHHVHHPAPQPPGSLPFQESSCTVERPSAHPAPCAGASSNSSSSSTTAHYHDQQTLPVDLSNSSVRSGGNSGASFHGSTSAFDPCCPGSTSRPPAYVSQPTPGPSQPAVVDSFNSSMVAQPQPQTQPQPCRHYMHPPYGSLARSLHHQPSTACPHSHGNPQLTPQPPPQGDYVIPHTVTFHPPLPSHPSGHSMPPAPPPPLTTHHLSSSSAPLAQHLPTDHQTLPHHMPALGASVQRLHQHEMLQRMEVQRRRMMQHPTRAHERPPPHPHRMHPNYGHGHHIHVPQTMSSHPRQPEQRTAWELGIEAGVPVAPYPSGHLHSHLPHYHPPPRLHHIPLTFMHTGISEVTYPHIRYISSRMTGFGRTYEDLLHLEERLGTVNRGASQGTIERCTYPHKYKKRKLHCKQDEDEGADEDTEEKCTICLSILEEGEDVRRLPCMHLFHQLCVDQWLLTNKKCPICRVDIEAQLSAES from the exons ATGAAGAGTGAGGTGCCATCTGAGGCCCCTGGCAGACAGGAGCATTTGAAGGAGCCACTGGTGAACCCAGAGCCCATGGAGGCAGCCAAGAGCTTCCCCAACAATATGGAGGTGATTGGAAAGGCAGGCAGTGACTTTGAAACCCTGTGTGAGTCTAGGCATCGGCCCCTGAGGgacacagggacacacagagACTCAGAACGGAGCCTCCCTGGGcgcagaaaaagaaaaggccaACAGGCAGGGCCGTCAGACTGCTCGCTGAAGGAGGACCGCATTAGTGAGAGCTCACTAGCCCCTCAGCGTCCAAGGGTAGAACTTTTACAGCACCCCAGTGAGGATGAACACAACCTCGAGTCCTCTTTTAGTGACTGTGCTTCCTCCCCTTCATCTAGCCTACAGTTCGGGGACTCGGACACACTCAGCTCAGAGGATGAAGGGGAAGCTGGAGCAACAGGGGGCCAGCACAAGGCTCCGACCTTGAATACAGGAGCTACTGGAGTTGGCCTGCGCCCTGTTTTAGGTCGAACTCGGGGGAATCGCTCTCATAAGTGGGTGCGATCTGAGACTGAGCCAGTGCTGCTGAAACGGCCATGCCTGAGCAGCCGGCGGCCTCTGCATAGGAAACGCTTTGTGAAATCAACTCCTGGAGGGGGTCAGCGGACTCAGAAGCAAAAGGAGCGACTGttgctgcagaggaagaaacGTGACGTGATTGCACGTAGGAAGTATGCTCTACTCCATAGTACCAGTAGTTCCAGTGAAGAGCTAAGCAGTGACTCGTCCTCGCCCTCTTCCACTGAAGCAGAAGATGAGCTGTACGTAGAtgtcagcagcaccagcagccaGCCCAACAGTGCAACTGTCACCACAG GTGCTCTGGATGAGGATGTGGTGGTGATTGAGGCAACTCCAGCTCCGGCTCCTGCTGTCCCTGCAAGCGAGGAGATCAACGTCACCTCAACAGACAGTGAGGTGGAAATCGTCACAGTTGGGGATAGTTTCAG GTCACGCTCAGTGGGGGGTCTTGGCAGGATTTGGGGTAATTGCTCCCAGAATCGCCTTCAGGAGCCGCGTGGACGTCACAGACTCTCCACTGTTATTCAACCACTGCGTCAGAATGCTGGGGAGGTGGTGGACCTCACTGTCGATGAAGATG ATCTCTCAGTTGTGCCAACAACCTCTGGCAGCATTCACCCTCAAACAGTCAGGTCGTCCTCGTCATCATCTTCCCATCATGCCTCTACCTCAGAGCTCAATGATGCCCCAGGCCCTTCGACTAGCTGCCCAGGGTCTATATCagaaaatatgcacacacagaggccaAGTGGCTCCACACGCACAGCCACAGAGG ATGACAGCAGACCAGGTTTTTCAGGTGCAGCAGAAGAAAACGCAGGCACGGCCATGCCCAGGCTCCCATCCTGTTGTCAGCAGCACTCTCCGTGTGGGGGCCCCACACCCGGTCACCTGCCCCTAAGCCACTCCCACTCAAGCTGCTTGCAGGCATCATCCTCACAGCAGACCAGTGGCTCTCAGCATGGCCACAGCCACAGTCACAGTAACACTCACCACTTCCTCCACCATGTCCATCACCCAGCACCACAGCCTCCAGGGTCCCTGCCCTTCCAAGAGTCGAGCTGCACCGTGGAGCGACCAAGTGCCCACCCTGCACCCTGTGCTGGAGCCAGCAGCaacagtagtagtagcagcacCACAGCCCACTACCATGACCAG CAAACTCTGCCAGTGGACCTGAGCAACAGCAGCGTTCGGAGTGGTGGAAACAGCGGGGCTAGTTTCCATGGGAGCACCTCAGCCTTTGACCCGTGCTGCCCAGGCTCCACCTCACGACCTCCTGCTTACGTTTCCCAGCCCACCCCGGGGCCCAGCCAGCCAGCTGTGGTGGACTCCTTCAACTCCTCCATGGTGGCTCAACCCCAGCCACAAACACAGCCCCAGCCCTGCAGACATTACATGCACCCCCCAT ATGGCTCTCTAGCACGCTCACTGCATCATCAGCCCTCCACCGCCTGCCCTCACTCCCACGGGAACCCTCAGCTTACTCCTCAGCCACCGCCACAAGGCGATTATGTCATTCCCCACACTGTCACCTTTCATCCACCACTGCCATCCCACCCTTCAGGCCACAGCATGCCCCCtgcccctccccctcctctgaCTACCCACCACCTGTCTAGTTCAAGTGCCCCACTGGCCCAGCACCTGCCTACCGACCACCAGACCCTGCCACATCATATGCCGGCACTGGGGGCCTCTGTACAGAGGCTCCATCAACATGAGATGCTGCAGAGGATGGAGGTCCAGAGGCGCAGGATGATGCAGCACCCCAC ACGAGCACATGAGCGTCCACCTCCACACCCCCACAGAATGCACCCAAACTACGGCCATGGTCACCACATCCATGTGCCACAAACTATGTCTTCCCACCCCCGCCAGCCTGAGCAAAGAACAGCATG GGAGCTTGGCATCGAGGCTGGAGTGCCTGTGGCACCGTACCCTTCAGGGCACCTGCACTCCCACCTGCCCCACTATCACCCTCCCCCCAGACTGCACCACATCCCCCTCACCTTCATG CACACTGGCATATCTGAAGTGACCTACCCGCACATTCGGTACATCTCATCTAGAATGACTGGCTTTGGAAGAACCTATgag GACCTGCTGCATTTAGAAGAAAGGTTGGGGACTGTGAACCGAGGAGCCTCTCAGGGAACCATAGAGAGGTGCACTTACCCACACAAGTACAAAAAG